The following proteins come from a genomic window of Eretmochelys imbricata isolate rEreImb1 chromosome 11, rEreImb1.hap1, whole genome shotgun sequence:
- the RBM43 gene encoding RNA-binding protein 43 isoform X1, whose protein sequence is MASGSHWALGRAANSRKTVVVSGIPDGIVKDDVMADILMIHFQKTKNRGGDVKDVVYPTTIKGVAYIIFEDQEVTENVLQKDEHRLEDKRLGRYYPLKISLYSEHVFTCVSSVLDLSIFGDKYILEDLVQELKKTIPALSFSPLQSNGQISVQGSFPAIKTLKDNLLLKANSLSGKGKRGERKPDQRPNIRIQKCGLFVEPNNTFVHNVNRKEQVVVLDTDIYYYMKHFLYKESLAKYNVVSHGVTDGEITTVYLENARASSDSRELERAKEGIEDLSAKLHCRLRKERFSLDGNTRPERQKYKQACESIKSRFPKVLVIPYDTHIDVIGSSSETYEFTQEVNRTVKSHFQKRFRR, encoded by the exons ATGGCAAGCGGCTCGCACTGG GCCCTAGGACGAGCTGCCAACTCTAGGAAAACAGTTGTGGTCTCTGGTATTCCAGATGGCATTGTGAAAGATGATGTCATGGCTGACATATTGATGATTCATTTCCAAAAGACAAAGAATAGAGGTGGAGACGTGAAGGATGTAGTTTATCCAACAACAATAAAAGGAGTTGCATACATAATCTTTGAAGATCAAGAAG TTACAGAGAATGTTCTCCAGAAAGATGAACACAGACTAGAGGACAAGAGGTTGGGCAGGTATTATCCTCTGAAAATATCTCTCTATAGTGAACAC GTCTTCACCTGTGTCTCATCTGTTCTCGATTTGTCCATTTTTGGAGATAAATACATTTTGGAAGATCTGGTGCAGGAGCTTAAGAAGACTATCCCAGCCTTGAGCTTCAGTCCTTTGCAATCCAATGGACAAATTTCTGTTCAAGGGTCATTCCCAGCAATCAAGACACTAAAAGACAATTTGTTATTAAAAGCAAATTCCCTTTCAGGGAAGggcaagaggggagagagaaagccaGATCAGAGACCTAACATCAGGATCCAGAAGTGTGGACTATTTGTAGAGCCAAATAATACTTTTGTCCATAATGTAAACAGGAAAGAACAAGTGGTTGTCCTTGACACAGATATATACTACtacatgaaacattttttatACAAGGAAAGTCTGGCAAAATACAATGTTGTAAGTCATGGAGTCACAGATGGTGAGATCACCACAGTATATCTAGAAAATGCCAGAGCAAGTTCTGATTCTAGAGAATTAGAAAGGGCCAAAGAGGGAATTGAAGATTTGTCTGCAAAACTTCACTGCAGATTACGTAAAGAAAGATTCTCTCTTGATGGCAACACCAGACCTGAAAGGCAGAAATATAAACAGGCATGTGAAAGCATAAAATCCCGATTCCCCAAAGTTCTGGTTATTCCTTATGATACTCACATTGATGTGATAGGAAGTTCCTCTGAGACATATGAATTTACCCAAGAAGTGAATAGAACAGTAAAAAGCCACTTCCAAAAGAGATTCAGGAGGTAG
- the RBM43 gene encoding RNA-binding protein 43 isoform X2: MADILMIHFQKTKNRGGDVKDVVYPTTIKGVAYIIFEDQEVTENVLQKDEHRLEDKRLGRYYPLKISLYSEHVFTCVSSVLDLSIFGDKYILEDLVQELKKTIPALSFSPLQSNGQISVQGSFPAIKTLKDNLLLKANSLSGKGKRGERKPDQRPNIRIQKCGLFVEPNNTFVHNVNRKEQVVVLDTDIYYYMKHFLYKESLAKYNVVSHGVTDGEITTVYLENARASSDSRELERAKEGIEDLSAKLHCRLRKERFSLDGNTRPERQKYKQACESIKSRFPKVLVIPYDTHIDVIGSSSETYEFTQEVNRTVKSHFQKRFRR, translated from the exons ATGGCTGACATATTGATGATTCATTTCCAAAAGACAAAGAATAGAGGTGGAGACGTGAAGGATGTAGTTTATCCAACAACAATAAAAGGAGTTGCATACATAATCTTTGAAGATCAAGAAG TTACAGAGAATGTTCTCCAGAAAGATGAACACAGACTAGAGGACAAGAGGTTGGGCAGGTATTATCCTCTGAAAATATCTCTCTATAGTGAACAC GTCTTCACCTGTGTCTCATCTGTTCTCGATTTGTCCATTTTTGGAGATAAATACATTTTGGAAGATCTGGTGCAGGAGCTTAAGAAGACTATCCCAGCCTTGAGCTTCAGTCCTTTGCAATCCAATGGACAAATTTCTGTTCAAGGGTCATTCCCAGCAATCAAGACACTAAAAGACAATTTGTTATTAAAAGCAAATTCCCTTTCAGGGAAGggcaagaggggagagagaaagccaGATCAGAGACCTAACATCAGGATCCAGAAGTGTGGACTATTTGTAGAGCCAAATAATACTTTTGTCCATAATGTAAACAGGAAAGAACAAGTGGTTGTCCTTGACACAGATATATACTACtacatgaaacattttttatACAAGGAAAGTCTGGCAAAATACAATGTTGTAAGTCATGGAGTCACAGATGGTGAGATCACCACAGTATATCTAGAAAATGCCAGAGCAAGTTCTGATTCTAGAGAATTAGAAAGGGCCAAAGAGGGAATTGAAGATTTGTCTGCAAAACTTCACTGCAGATTACGTAAAGAAAGATTCTCTCTTGATGGCAACACCAGACCTGAAAGGCAGAAATATAAACAGGCATGTGAAAGCATAAAATCCCGATTCCCCAAAGTTCTGGTTATTCCTTATGATACTCACATTGATGTGATAGGAAGTTCCTCTGAGACATATGAATTTACCCAAGAAGTGAATAGAACAGTAAAAAGCCACTTCCAAAAGAGATTCAGGAGGTAG